Proteins from a single region of Gambusia affinis linkage group LG12, SWU_Gaff_1.0, whole genome shotgun sequence:
- the rgs18 gene encoding regulator of G-protein signaling 18 — translation METLLFLFPQFNYMAPKEEAYFRMFAVEDLQSRAMKDDSSRQKDKERKSRLSLFLTKSGSHENVSPHKKTNATTSNISPEAALQWSDSFEELLKHTDGVETFSQFLRTEFSEENIEFWLACEEYKTIDSETKLLSKAKYIYTVYIESEAPKEVNIDYNTKMAVQKNMEHPTRGCFDAAQTKVFSLMKKDSYPRFLHSDIYMRITRRKGPGATMFRRRSRSCVFNERGEAKTEPSAW, via the exons ATGGAGACGCTGCTGTTTCTATTTCCTCAATTTAACTACATGGCCCCAAAGGAGGAAGCATATTTCAGAATGTTTGCTGTAGAGGACTTGCAGTCACGAGCGATGAAGGACGACAGCAGCAG acagaaagacaaagagaggaAGAGCCGACTAAGCCTTTTTCTCACCAAGTCGGGCTCCCATGAAAACGTCAGTCCCCATAAAAAGACAAACGCGACAACGAGCAA cATCTCACCAGAGGCAGCCTTGCAGTGGAGCGACTCCTTTGAAGAGCTGCTGAAGCACACAG atgggGTGGAAACCTTCTCTCAGTTCCTCCGGACGGAATTCAGCGAGGAAAACATTGAGTTCTGGTTGGCCTGCGAAGAGTACAAGACCATCGATTCAGAAACCAAGCTGCTGTCCAAAGCCAAATATATTTACACTGTTTATATTGAATCGGAGGCTCCTAAAGAG GTCAACATCGACTACAACACAAAGATGGCCGTCCAGAAAAACATGGAGCACCCAACGCGGGGCTGCTTCGACGCAGCCCAGACGAAAGTCTTCAGCCTGATGAAAAAGGACTCCTACCCAAGGTTCCTGCACTCTGACATTTACATGCGCATCACTCGGAGGAAGGGCCCCGGAGCCACCATGTTCCGCAGAAGGTCACGCTCCTGCGTGTTCAACGAGCGCGGGGAAGCCAAGACCGAGCCCTCAGCTTGGTAA
- the LOC122840642 gene encoding LOW QUALITY PROTEIN: regulator of G-protein signaling 21-like (The sequence of the model RefSeq protein was modified relative to this genomic sequence to represent the inferred CDS: deleted 1 base in 1 codon; substituted 1 base at 1 genomic stop codon) encodes MPWFSQQQHFACPFPYIPSTLGGVRRRSGXDLDLLSRSTPIICERSQPRPQPGRTLSPSPIAEDEGDGDKGRFCCFPKDPLDDVETWSESVDKVLGCKAGQIAFREFLKSEYSEENILFWLACEDYKKIKTVPEMISSANRIYSEFVHPEAPRQINIDCTTRENITKNISKPTLTSFDTAQKLVYSLMARDCYPRFLKSDIYQGLLRKADSR; translated from the exons ATGCCCTGGTTCTCCCAACAACAACACTTTGCATGCCCATTTCCATATATTCCATCCACACTGGGTGGGGTGCGTCGACGGAGT GGTTGAGATTTAGATTTGCTCAGTCGCTCGACTCCAATCATTTGCGAACGGTCACAGCCCCGACCTCAACCTGGCAGGACTTTGTCTCCGTCGCCCATAGCAGAAGACGAAGGAGATGGCGATAAA GGTAGATTTTGTTGCTTTCCCAAGGATCCGCTGGACGATGTTGAGACTTGGAGTGAATCCGTGGATAAAGTCCTCGGTTGCAAAG CCGGACAGATAGCGTTCCGGGAGTTCCTGAAGTCGGAGTACAGCGAGGAGAACATCCTGTTTTGGCTCGCCTGCGAGGACTACAAGAAAATCAAGACGGTCCCGGAGATGATCTCGTCCGCCAACAGGATCTACTCTGAGTTTGTCCACCCGGAAGCACCCAGACAg ATCAACATCGACTGCACTACCAGAGAAAACATCACAAAGAACATCTCCAAGCCGACTCTGACGTCTTTCGACACGGCGCAGAAGCTCGTCTACAGCCTGATGGCCAGGGATTGCTACCCGCGCTTCCTAAAATCTGACATCTATCAGGGACTCCTGAGGAAAGCCGACTCCAGGTGA
- the LOC122840644 gene encoding regulator of G-protein signaling 13-like isoform X2 produces the protein MQLENSESSLAKETAHAPSAVAMPSLATLTPPQHLNMDIDKKAVGYRGGNLKSRLQCKLSQPANTEELCFEEMSQWSQSLERLLSSKYGMKIFQAFLKSEFSDENLEFWVVCEDYKKIKSSFRMSSRAKKIFKLYIQAEAPREINIDHKTREVIRTNMKVASTVCFEEAQKIVYGLMEKDSYPRFLKSDIYRTLLDSTSAPMRM, from the exons ATGCAGTTGGAGAACTCTGAGAGCAGCCTAGCAAAAGAAACCGCACATGCACCAAGCGCTGTTGCCATGCCAAGTCTAGCCACATTGACACCGCCGCAACACCTAAACATGGACATCGACAAGAAAGCTGTTGGATACAG GGGAGGAAACCTAAAGTCTCGGCTTCAGTGTAAATTATCTCAACCAGCCAACACAGAGGA ACTCTGTTTTGAAGAGATGTCCCAGTGGTCACAGTCCCTGGAGAGACTTCTGTCCTCCAAAT ACGGGATGAAAATATTCCAGGCCTTCCTGAAGTCGGAATTTAGTGATGAAAACCTGGAGTTCTGGGTGGTGTGTGAGGACTACAAGAAGATCAAGTCTTCCTTCAGAATGTCCTCAAGGGCCAAAAAGATCTTCAAGCTCTACATTCAAGCCGAAGCTCCCAGAGAG ATCAACATCGATCACAAGACCAGGGAGGTAATCAGGACCAACATGAAGGTTGCGTCCACAGTGTGTTTCGAAGAGGCCCAGAAGATTGTCTACGGGTTAATGGAGAAGGACTCATACCCACGCTTCCTAAAGTCGGACATTTACAGGACTTTGCTGGACTCTACATCGGCGCCAATGAggatgtaa
- the LOC122840644 gene encoding regulator of G-protein signaling 13-like isoform X1 yields MQLENSESSLAKETAHAPSAVAMPSLATLTPPQHLNMDIDKKAVGYSRGGNLKSRLQCKLSQPANTEELCFEEMSQWSQSLERLLSSKYGMKIFQAFLKSEFSDENLEFWVVCEDYKKIKSSFRMSSRAKKIFKLYIQAEAPREINIDHKTREVIRTNMKVASTVCFEEAQKIVYGLMEKDSYPRFLKSDIYRTLLDSTSAPMRM; encoded by the exons ATGCAGTTGGAGAACTCTGAGAGCAGCCTAGCAAAAGAAACCGCACATGCACCAAGCGCTGTTGCCATGCCAAGTCTAGCCACATTGACACCGCCGCAACACCTAAACATGGACATCGACAAGAAAGCTGTTGGATACAG CAGGGGAGGAAACCTAAAGTCTCGGCTTCAGTGTAAATTATCTCAACCAGCCAACACAGAGGA ACTCTGTTTTGAAGAGATGTCCCAGTGGTCACAGTCCCTGGAGAGACTTCTGTCCTCCAAAT ACGGGATGAAAATATTCCAGGCCTTCCTGAAGTCGGAATTTAGTGATGAAAACCTGGAGTTCTGGGTGGTGTGTGAGGACTACAAGAAGATCAAGTCTTCCTTCAGAATGTCCTCAAGGGCCAAAAAGATCTTCAAGCTCTACATTCAAGCCGAAGCTCCCAGAGAG ATCAACATCGATCACAAGACCAGGGAGGTAATCAGGACCAACATGAAGGTTGCGTCCACAGTGTGTTTCGAAGAGGCCCAGAAGATTGTCTACGGGTTAATGGAGAAGGACTCATACCCACGCTTCCTAAAGTCGGACATTTACAGGACTTTGCTGGACTCTACATCGGCGCCAATGAggatgtaa